The genomic interval CAGGATAATATTTATTAATAATTTaaaaggaaacttccttaattttgttaataagtaggtatgtgtgtggcaacatccaaacttttttccaacagatattatcaataaatccgttccaataaggcatgacataaggtatagatacaacatcctgctgaaacaaggttcgtaatcgctctgttgttgaatggaccaaaaaagaaacaaatctttcctactgatgagtcaacagggttaATGGAAGGTAGGTTCTGAgggtcttgacacgttcctgaataacaaagcaacacctgagggaatggagactaaaacaattgcaaaatctttaggtgttacagggaccttgtaaagtgataagaattccttcTCTGAATAGGCCTCTCGTGAGGGGGTGTCTGAGAATTACTACTTCTGGTCTTTCACTGCTGCTATAATGGCAGCTGCTGTACACTACTAGCACAGATAGGACAAAGAGCTGTTTATGCAAGTCTTTGCAATGGGTGCATCAAACCTAATTCACAAGTAATTCTCCTGTCAAAAATAAACTTaagtccagtggtggaaaaagaacccaattgtcatacttgagtcaaagtaaagataccataatagaaaatgacaagtaaaagtgaaagtcacccagtaaaattctacttgagtaaaagtctaaaagtagttGGTTTCTACTATACTTATCtatcaaaataaatgtaattgctcaaatatactttagtattaaaagtaaaagtatgaataattaAAATGTCCTTAtactaagcaaaccagacggcacaatcttcttgtttttaaaaatgtacggataggcaggggcacattccaacactcagaaataatttacaaacaaagcatttgtgtttagtgagtctgccagatcagaggaagtagggatgaccggggatgttctcttgataagtgtgtgaattgaaccATTTTCTGTACTGCTAAGtatatcattttctttaggaatgtagtgaagtaaaagtaaaagtaaaagttgtaaatatataaatactaAAGTAAAGTACGGAttccccccaaaaacgacttaaaacttcttcaggctgcaagcccgaggtcggtacacttatgacaacatccagctcaagtgcagggcgcgaaattcaaaatatattttttagaaatatttaactttcacacattaacaagtccaatacagcatttgaaagataaacatcttgtgaatccagccaacatgtccgatttttaaaatgttttacagcgaaaacaccacgtatatttatgttagctcaccaccaaatacaaaaaaggacagacatttttcacagcacaggtagcatgcacaaagccaacctaactaaccaagatccaaccaaactaaccaagaaacaacttcatcagatgacagtcctataacatgttacacaataaatctatgttttgttcgaaaaatgtgcatatttgaggtataaatcagttttacattgatgctaccatcacagctaccgtcaaaaatagcaccgaagcaaccagagtaattacagacaccaacatcaaatatctaaatactcatcataaaacttttctgaaaaatatatggtgtatagcaaatgaaagacgaagatcttgtgaatacagaaaatatttccgattttttaagtgttttacaaaacacaatatagcgttatattagcttactacaatagctaacacacaacagcattgcttcaaggcaaacggtaccgatagcacagttcgacagatatatgaaatagcatcccaaaatgggtcctacttttggtggtcttccatcagaatgttgtacaaggagtcctttgtccagaaccgtcgttgTTTGGAATAAGAACGacttctttccctcttgaattagcaagcgcaCTGGCTAAGTggtgctaagctctccttcgtgaacaaagtcaaacaacgcaacacgcctaacgtcccgaataaatttcattAATCTAATAAacctatattgaaaaaacatactttacgatgatattgtgacatgtatcaaataaaatcaaagccggagatagtattcgcctataacgacggttttccagaaggcaattccaggttcAACTTCGCGCTTTCGAAAATACAGGAAACGGCGGACcagtcattccaagaggatttattccacttcaGAGCAAGATAATCcactcatttcttctctcacttccgcttgacatctaggggaaggtgtatgacctGTATGTATATCAATACgtgtcatgcccatttataggcaagctCTTGAACAGAGACCTCCGATTTCAGAAAcgcacttcctgtcaggaagtgggctgcagaaggagttctgtttcactcagagaaataattcaaacggtttaagaaactagagagtgttttctatccaatagtaataataatatgcatattgtacgagcaagaattgagtacgaggccgtttgaaatgggcacagtTTTCCAAGTtagtcaatacgccccctgcagccagaagaagttttaagtaacactttaaagtatttttacttaagtactttacaccactgcgtaAGTCTTTCTTCTAAACTACAGacaaatatactgtatttataacTAACTCCCTTCTGTCTATGTATATAACTTGtatacaataaaataaataacaataaacataacgCTTTATAGCTACAataaagctaacgttagctagctaatgacaaGCTCATCTCTGCTGCCTGAATGGTTTCAAGTTTCCCTCGTCTGGGTTTTTTGCTGTTAGCTAACACATGGACAAGCAGTAGCCTACTGCAGTAGTCAGGCTACACCAATTACCAAAATTTTATTTTTACACTGCACAAATCATTGAGAACAGTCAGCACTCGAATGCTAGCTAACAAAAGTTAGTTGATTGTAACATTGACACTATTTGTGTGCTGACTACAGGTTTAACTAACGTTAGTTGATTGTAACATTGACACTATCTGTGTGCTGACTACAGGTTTAACTAACGTTAGTTGATTGTAACATTGACACTGTGTGCTGACTACAGGTTTAACTAACGTTAGTTGATTGTAACATTGACACTGTGTGCTGACTACAAgtttaactaacgttagctgatTGTAACATTGACACTGTGTGTGGACCACAGGTTTGGAGGCCCCTCTAAAGATGAACCCTCAATCCTAAAACATGGTACATGATTAAACATTAAGGCGCAATAAGTTGTGTTATCATGAATATATATACTCAGCTAGAGGAGAGAACATGATACAtgaaaaatattatttttctTTCTCAACTTTCactcaatttctctctctttctccttctctaggATCTGTCGTTCCACCCTCCTGCATCTGTCTGTGTCTTCTCTCCCTGCCCCGTACAGTCTGTGATGTCATGAAGAACTCTCTTGTCCATGATCATCTATTCTCCGTGGCCCCTCCACGAGCTGCACCTGTCCGCCCTGGACCGTCGCCTAGCGACCGTGCTCAGAACCTTGAGCCGTTGCCAGGAGCAACAGTGTAGCCTCCATGGAGGAGGCGAGGAGGATGTCACTCATTATAAGACCTTGGTTACACCTGTGACACATGCAGGGTAGTCTCTTAGAAAAAAGGATTCCAaatgggttcttcagctgtccacataggagaacccttttgggttccaggtagaacccttttggtttccagttgtgttgtgacaaggtaggggtggtatacagaacatagcccaatttggtaaaagacccaagtccatattatggaaagaacagctcaaataagcaaagggaaacaacagtccatcattactttaagtcatgaaggtcagtcaatacggaaaatgtcaagaactttgagtttcttcaagtgcagttcaagtgcaaaaaccatcaagcgctatgatgaaactggctctcatgaggacccccacaggaaaggaagacccagagttacatgaagagggtaagttcattagagttaactgcagctcagattgcagcccaaatacatgCTTCACAGGGTTCAACTAACAGACAtctctcaacattaactgttcagaggaatcaggcattcatggtcgaattgctgcaaagaaaccactactaaaggacaccaataataataagagacttgcttgggccaagaaacacgagcaatggacattagacgggtggaaatctgtcctttggtctgatgagtccacatttgagatttttggttccaacctctgtgtctttgtgagacacagagttggtgaacagatgatctccccATGTATGGTTCCCagcatgaagcatggaggaggtggtgtgggggtgcttttgtgCTTTGTGGTGACATTGTCGgcattttatttagaattcaaggtacacttaaccagcatggctaccacagcattctacagcgatacgccagcccagctggtttgcgcttagtgggactatcatttgtttttcaacaggacaatgacctaaaacacacctccaggctgtatcaggactatttgaccaataacaagagtgatggagtgctgcatcaaaatGAAGTGATGgcaccggaggggatggctgccgtcttaccggctcttaaccaaccatgctattttgtagTTTTTTTCGCGTTGTTCCtcacttgttttgtacataatgttgctgctaccgtctcttatgaccgaaaagagcttctggacatcagaactgcgattactcacctcagattagacaaAGAGTTTTCTTCAATGAGTTGGACGGGAGGGATATActacccgaccaggcccagattcccatcattcgctggagaaggaaactgagattttgcggagaaagatcagggtgccttgtgaggatcaggcgacaagtggctaatctgcctttgccttccgtcctgctagctaacgctcaatcgctggaaaataaatgggacgaactgaaagcacgtatatcctaccaatgggacataaaCTTTTAAtagcttatgtttcaccgagtcgtggctgaacaacaacattaagaacatacagctagAATATTGCCTCAGATATATgtcactcttacaagaacttgtgaattcaattAGGCTTTAATACAAAGTAGCAAATGCCGTGCTGGTCCACGAAACAGACGATTTCCCTGTGCACTGGCTCTGCTTTTATACACATATAGCATATGACTACATCCCttatgttacgaatcccttttggCCTGGCAGTCTAGGGGGATGGTatcgagacccgtaacataactcatgcaaattatagcagtgaaaaagtaacagtgagaacaaaaaccacagacaactaaattaccgtcaaacactcagggtttatttgcaaacacacagtaaacagggggcaggaaaaggggctgagctggacctaaggaaagaaacaaatatccaaaaacacccctaaactAGCCTACTtcaacaacagctaactaactaaccaaaaacacagagggtggtccgcccagttctattTAGACAAAGTTTACCCaggggtagtgtatgcccatgggcaacTTGTCTTAGTACCCCCTTCCCCACCATGAACAAATAGTCAAAcaccaaaacaatactcacagcataacggacaaagtgacatgtagctgCTAAAACCAAACGAGATCTACAGACAGAtggtattgagagagagattgctctccagagaaaacaactgacagggtttttaaaccaagggaaaggggttgtgattgggtaagggaaaaggagcaggtgtcttctgattagcgactgattggggaatgatgattgtcacctgtgaggggagaaggagagaaaagaaatacacacacaggaaaccTGTATCTGTAACACCATATGTAAATTAAGTTACTCCCCTTAGTCCTtctgccaccattatcttttagtCTGAGTTCTTTGCGTGTTCACGCCCAATAATGCCCATATCTGCTTCCGGATAGATTACAATGGTGGCAGGACCCCTTCATACAAAAATAATACATACATTGCATGCTCATGTTTCACCTGTTGGTCATTCTGCTACCATTCTCCTTCCTGTGTCCTTCTGACAATAGTATGTCCAGCTGTCATAAATGTACTTATGGCCTTGGTTAATGTACTCTTTGGCATGTTACCCTTTTCATAAATAGCAAATGTACTGGGTGTCATCTTCTCTTCCTATGGCCAATGTACTTTTTGTCCTTGCTACTTCAGCATGGCAACTACACCTATTTATATTACATTAGCTCCCACAAAGGCACctcagcaaagaagccactgctccaaaactgccataaaaaagccagactacggtttgcaactgcacattgggacaaagatcgtactttttggagaaatgtcctctggtctgatgaaacaaaaatggaactgtttggccataatgaccatcattatctttggaggaaaaagggggaggcttgtaagccgaagaacaccatcccaaccgtgaagcacgggggtggctacatcatgttttgggggtgctttgctgcagaagggactggtgcacttcacaaaatagatggcatcataaggaaaggaaattatgtggatatcttgaagcaacatctcaagacatcagtcaggaagttaaagtttggtcgcaaatgggttttccaaatggacaatgaccccaagcatacttctgaagttgtggcaaaatggcttaaggacaaaaaagtcaaggtattggagaggccatcacaaagccccgacctcaatcctatagaaaaatgtgtgggcagaactgaaaaagtgtatgcaagcaaggaggcctacaaacctgactcagttacaccagctgtcaggaggaatgagccaaaattcacccaacttattgtgggaagcttgtggaaggctacccgaaacatttgaccaaagttaaacaatttaaaggcaatgctaccaaatactaattgagtgtatgtaaacttctgacccactgggtatgtgatgaaataaataaaagttaatctttactattattctgacatttcacaatcttaaaataaatgAACTTAAACCTAAATGAACTAAAAAAGGGAATtattactcagattaaatgtcaggaattgtgaaaaactgagtttaaatgtatttggctaaggtgtatgtaaacttctgacttcaactgtatgcatctgttggtcacagataccttaaaaaaacggtagtcagtatctggtgtgaccaccatttgcctcatgcagtgcgacataaGATAAAGGATTTAATGTATTTTTGTATTGAATACATGTGTCGTGGAAATTACTACCAAGGACTCAGTCAAActtaaatgaatcattctttACTTTCAGCAAGCTGGAAAGGTTGCAACAAActtaatgcaccatagtacacatcgGTCGGGAGCTCTTTCGGGGCAGTCAcgttagttctcttatatactgcttacacagacaagttatatttgcatgatttacatTATTCATCATTAACGTTTGGTTCCTGCATGTAACTTATAGAACATATTCTGGGCATTCTGCCAAAAGGTCTGAGGGGGTCATGACTGTCTCCCCCTCACATCTATACCCAGCACCTACAGGAACCAATGATGTATGAGACAAGATGTACAATTCAAGGCTCTCTCTTCAGACAACATTTCCCCCACACATGAATATACCCCTACTATTGGTGAAACATTTTATTGTACATTATTTAATGGAAAATATGAGATAATAAAATAAGATACAGCTCTGAACACCTcctccccaccacacacacacaccactccaagACGATTGATACATAGGGATCCAGAGCTGCATATTATGCTACACAGGTTACCATGGTAATCAGACTTAAACTGTTAGAGAATGGGAGACATAACTCTTTGCAATATGTTTTCTATTGAAATGTTATTTAGGAATCTGGAACCGGTGCCAGAGAGAAACGAGATGAAAGAAAACATGTTTGAGCTTTCTGGTGTTGTTTCAGTGACCCTGAATGAGCAAAGCTCTTTCCACATAGACAGGAGTAAGGTTTCTCttctgtgtgtatgcgttggtgtgtAGTCAGGGTTCCTGATCGACTGAAGCGCTTCCCACAATGATCACatctataaggcttctctcctgtgtgtatgcgttggtgtcTAGTCAGGGCTCCTGATTTATTGAAGCTCAACCCACACtgaacacagctataaggcttctctcctgtgtgtatgcgttggtgtaCAGTCAGGGATCCTGAGTcactgaaactcttcccacactgatcacagttataaggcttctctcctgtgtgtattcgttGGTGTACAGTCAGGGATCCTGAAcgattgaagctcttcccacactgaacacagctataaggcttctctcctgtgtgtatgagtTGGTGTGTAGTCAGGGTGGAAtcttgagtaaaactcttcccacactgatcacagctataaggcttctctcctgtgtgtatgcgttggtgtaGAGTCAGGGATCTTGAATGAttgaaactctttccacactgatcacagctataaggcttctctcctgtgtgtatgcgttggtgtaTAGTCAGGTATCCTGAATcattgaagctcttcccacactgatcacagttataaggcttctctcctgtgtgtatgcgttggtgtaTAATCAGGGATCCTGAATGATTGAAGCTCTTCctacactgatcacagctataaggcttctctcctgtgtgtatgcgttggtgtcTAGTCAGGGATCCTGAATAATTGAAGcgcttcccacactgatcacagttataaggcttctctcctgtgtgtatgcgttggtgcATAGTCAGGTGTCCTGATTGATTGAAGCTCTTTCCACACTGATCACatctataaggcttctctcctgtgtgtatgcgttggtgttTAGTCAGGTTTCCTGAATtattgaagctcttcccacactgatcacagctataaggcttctctcctgtgtgtatgcgttggtgtatagtcaggtatcctgaatgattgaagctcttcccacaatgatcacatctataaggcttctctcctgtgtgtatgcgttggtgtcTAGTCAGGGCTCCTGATTTATTGAAGCTCAACCCACACtgaacacagctataaggcttctctcctgtgtgtattcgttGGTGTACAGTCAGGGATCCTGAAtgattgaagctcttcccacactgaacacagctataaggcttctctcctgtgtgtttgagTTGGTGTGTAGTCAGGGTGGAAtcttgagtaaaactcttcccacactgatcacagctataaggcttctctcctgtgtgtttgtgttggtgtcTAGTCTGGGCTCCTGACTGATTTAAGTATTTCCCACAATCAAAGCAGTTATAAGGTCCCTCCCCTGAATGAATTCTCAGATTATATTTTAAGGTTTTAGATGCATGCTCTAGAGTGTGAATTTGCTCATGAATTGTCAAGTCTTGtttagcaaaactcttcccacagtcagagcagcagtggtgAGGGTTCTTCCCTATACCTCtatgctggtgtttcttgaggtgttctggtcTGGAGAGACTCTTTTCTTTCTTGtcagcatcatgatgttgttgaggctccccagatgaTAAGCACCTCCCACTAAGAGAGCAACGGTTAGGGATGTTCCCTGTGAAACAAAGACATTGAATAGTTTAGGTTTTTCAAATATGGGTCCATAAACAGATGGGTCCTTCCATGTAATTAAGGCCTTTTGCGTCCCTTTCATATTTTTccagtagaaattgtgcaccagtATTACATTTTAAATCGTTGACATGCTTTGAAAGAACAATTTCTCTAATGaacctgtttacatggacacatctgaaatcaggctgatgggactttgataaatgcagaaaatagccacaaaaaaaaaaaactttaccaCAGCcactgttattttttttaaagcaattcGGAAAAATAAGGTTTATGTGCAAACTATTTCTAATCTGCATATTTTCAGTTTTTCCTGAACTCACTGGACTCGGTCAAAAGAAGTTAGCTGGCGCTGCTTGTGTTAGAACATGCAGATGAAATACACCTCTATAACTCTGATTAAAGTGTTTCATGTCCTAATCATTCTAAAGATtgatcagaaaaccaggtgtttttaaAGGCGTATGCTTCCTTCTGTTATGACCTTACACATATTAAGATctgcagagtaaggtgtttacatgactaatgccaaACTCAGCCTACTGACATAATCAAATTAATAGgaaattattagtgtgcatgtaaagcACTAGTTATTTGGTTACTTTGACAGTCATTTCTGaacattatttatttcatgtaattagtgattcatttacatcTGTCCCTCATTAAGGTCAATCCatgtttaatatggtgaaactgtTCCTTACATTTTTGggcaaaagaaacattgaacattaaATAGTCAAAGCAGGTTTCCTGGTTCTAGTCTTATTGATTCTCTGGTGTTTTTTGTAGAAAACTGAGCAAGTGAACCATTTTACCCAGAAATTGATATGGTAGAATAATGTTTTTGTGGAGCTAGCATTCAATTTTCACTCCCCGTGGAACAAAACTAGCTTCCATTACCCCTGTCATGAGCAAATGTATGGCTGATTTAAAGGACTATTTCACCATTGTAAACTAGTGGTTTTGTTGTTCTCAGTAGTCCGCTGTTACTTTATTTAGCACATTAGCACTTCCTACAATATGTATTTTCAtataacctcttgagatgggaaaacatgtttttatgaaGCTGAACATGTGCTCTTCATGAAAGAATGTTACAATTAGGTGAAatcaaacatttttggggggactaCCAAATATTTTCATCAATATATAATTAACCAATTAATTGTTAAAGAAGCAGAGTAATCCACACACCATTGTTTTTACTTAATGAAATCATATCTCCatattcctcttctcctctctcagttCCACTCTGCCCCGGTGTTTTCCTGCAGTCGACCAGAACCAGCAGTAAAGTACGGAGAGGCGGTCGACTTGGGGACTCCTGGAGGGTGAAGAAACATTTCTGTTGGCCACAAGAAGTATTACAGTTGATCATTAAACCAAATATTGTATTAAATATTCAGTCTGAACCTCTGATTTGGGTGCATCCTTCGAATTTCCCCTTTTACCTGAAATGTTCCCTACAACCCTCAAATCTAAGAGCATTGGATTGGTGGGAATGGGCTAGTTTCCACCATATATCTCATACCAGTCATTTCCTATCAAACAACACGGAAGAGGAGAAGCAagagggataactgggcccaaGATACGGCTTCTGGCTTATTTGATCAATATACATTTTCGTAATGAGTTGGTTGTTAGGAGTGTATTGGTAAAAGTAGGACACGTcacatcccggcaactttgaggggggggggaaacactTTTTATGGGAGTAGTgcctggtcgtcactagttaccacaaacCACACCCATTTCTACAATGGATCTTTTTAAATgtgattttaaccctaaccttaaacactaactttatgcctaaccctaaataaatacaaatacgaTATAGACGTTTGACATTGTGGCAACTCGTGAACACgcttatctgccctctcattggctataatggtcccacctgatcttgcctcttCCCGATTGCCTTCCAGCTGCGTTTCAAACTCAACAACCCTCAGCCCTAAACCCTCAGCTCTTGAATTGCGTTTTACATCCGAGTGTACCTTAAAATGTCCCTTGCCCAAGCGAGGGAGAGTGATTATGGGTGAGGCAACGTCCTTGGTGGAAATCTTGAAGTTTAACTTAAAAACAACCATCCTAAAGCTATCAATGTACCTAGTAAGCTAACGTATCTAGCTAGTGTCAAGGAAATATTGGTCCAATAATATTTGTCAGATACCCGAACTTCTGAATTCAAATAGACTTTATTTCAAATTAACAAAGCCGAGCTGGTCCAAGGATCATCTGACTTCGCCAGTCTCAGCACACTCCTTCAATACAGTTTCATCCTTACATAGTCACTCCTCTTTCTGTAAAATACCCTTTGACATTTCACCACCATTATCTTTTTGTCTCACTTCTGACTTATTTACGCCCATCTTAGATTATACTGGTGGCGTCACCAtagtactaacacacacacacaaaaaatatatataaatatttttaaactaggcgagtcagttaagaacacattcttatttacaatgacggc from Salvelinus alpinus chromosome 2, SLU_Salpinus.1, whole genome shotgun sequence carries:
- the LOC139544836 gene encoding zinc finger protein 271-like isoform X6, with amino-acid sequence MDRKCFFTLQESPSRPPLRTLLLVLVDCRKTPGQSGTERGEEEYGDMISLSKNNGNIPNRCSLSGRCLSSGEPQQHHDADKKEKSLSRPEHLKKHQHRGIGKNPHHCCSDCGKSFAKQDLTIHEQIHTLEHASKTLKYNLRIHSGEGPYNCFDCGKYLNQSGAQTRHQHKHTGEKPYSCDQCGKSFTQDSTLTTHQLKHTGEKPYSCVQCGKSFNHSGSLTVHQRIHTGEKPYSCVQCGLSFNKSGALTRHQRIHTGEKPYRCDHCGKSFNHSGYLTIHQRIHTGEKPYSCDQCGKSFNNSGNLTKHQRIHTGEKPYRCDQCGKSFNQSGHLTMHQRIHTGEKPYNCDQCGKRFNYSGSLTRHQRIHTGEKPYSCDQCRKSFNHSGSLIIHQRIHTGEKPYNCDQCGKSFNDSGYLTIHQRIHTGEKPYSCDQCGKSFNHSRSLTLHQRIHTGEKPYSCDQCGKSFTQDSTLTTHQLIHTGEKPYSCVQCGKSFNRSGSLTVHQRIHTGEKPYNCDQCGKSFSDSGSLTVHQRIHTGEKPYSCVQCGLSFNKSGALTRHQRIHTGEKPYRCDHCGKRFSRSGTLTTHQRIHTEEKPYSCLCGKSFAHSGSLKQHQKAQTCFLSSRFSLAPVPDS
- the LOC139544836 gene encoding zinc finger protein 271-like isoform X7, which produces MDRESPSRPPLRTLLLVLVDCRKTPGQSGTERGEEEYGDMISLSKNNGNIPNRCSLSGRCLSSGEPQQHHDADKKEKSLSRPEHLKKHQHRGIGKNPHHCCSDCGKSFAKQDLTIHEQIHTLEHASKTLKYNLRIHSGEGPYNCFDCGKYLNQSGAQTRHQHKHTGEKPYSCDQCGKSFTQDSTLTTHQLKHTGEKPYSCVQCGKSFNHSGSLTVHQRIHTGEKPYSCVQCGLSFNKSGALTRHQRIHTGEKPYRCDHCGKSFNHSGYLTIHQRIHTGEKPYSCDQCGKSFNNSGNLTKHQRIHTGEKPYRCDQCGKSFNQSGHLTMHQRIHTGEKPYNCDQCGKRFNYSGSLTRHQRIHTGEKPYSCDQCRKSFNHSGSLIIHQRIHTGEKPYNCDQCGKSFNDSGYLTIHQRIHTGEKPYSCDQCGKSFNHSRSLTLHQRIHTGEKPYSCDQCGKSFTQDSTLTTHQLIHTGEKPYSCVQCGKSFNRSGSLTVHQRIHTGEKPYNCDQCGKSFSDSGSLTVHQRIHTGEKPYSCVQCGLSFNKSGALTRHQRIHTGEKPYRCDHCGKRFSRSGTLTTHQRIHTEEKPYSCLCGKSFAHSGSLKQHQKAQTCFLSSRFSLAPVPDS
- the LOC139544836 gene encoding zinc finger protein 271-like isoform X5 — protein: MDRDKSSPFPSTLQETTGRSPPCTLLLGLVDLVVCRKTPGQSGTERGEEEHGDLISLRNIPNRCSLSGRCLSSGEPQQHHDADKKEKSLSRPEHLKKHQHRGIGKNPHHCCSDCGKSFAKQDLTIHEQIHTLEHASKTLKYNLRIHSGEGPYNCFDCGKYLNQSGAQTRHQHKHTGEKPYSCDQCGKSFTQDSTLTTHQLKHTGEKPYSCVQCGKSFNHSGSLTVHQRIHTGEKPYSCVQCGLSFNKSGALTRHQRIHTGEKPYRCDHCGKSFNHSGYLTIHQRIHTGEKPYSCDQCGKSFNNSGNLTKHQRIHTGEKPYRCDQCGKSFNQSGHLTMHQRIHTGEKPYNCDQCGKRFNYSGSLTRHQRIHTGEKPYSCDQCRKSFNHSGSLIIHQRIHTGEKPYNCDQCGKSFNDSGYLTIHQRIHTGEKPYSCDQCGKSFNHSRSLTLHQRIHTGEKPYSCDQCGKSFTQDSTLTTHQLIHTGEKPYSCVQCGKSFNRSGSLTVHQRIHTGEKPYNCDQCGKSFSDSGSLTVHQRIHTGEKPYSCVQCGLSFNKSGALTRHQRIHTGEKPYRCDHCGKRFSRSGTLTTHQRIHTEEKPYSCLCGKSFAHSGSLKQHQKAQTCFLSSRFSLAPVPDS